In Columba livia isolate bColLiv1 breed racing homer chromosome 8, bColLiv1.pat.W.v2, whole genome shotgun sequence, a single genomic region encodes these proteins:
- the IFT25 gene encoding intraflagellar transport protein 25 homolog — protein sequence MRATDWCLSSAGAALVLATSSDEHHPAENMVDGSSETFWMTTGMFPQEFIIGFPKCVKISKVTIQCYLVRTLRIERSVSKDPVGFEQCIEKDLQHTEGQLQMEEFPLPDFQATYLRFIIKSAFDHFVSVYRVMAEGTPENT from the exons ATGAGGGCAACCGACTGGTGCCTGAGCTCGGCGGGGGCTGCCCTGGTCCTGGCCACCTCCAGCGACGAGCACCACCCCGCCGAGAACATGGTGGACGG AAGTTCAGAAACGTTCTGGATGACAACGGGCATGTTCCCACAAGAATTCATTATTGGTTTTCCCAAATGTGTAAAAATCAGCAAAGTCACAATCCAGTGTTACTTGG TGCGGACCTTAAGGATTGAAAGAAGTGTATCTAAAGACCCTGTAGGTTTTGAGCAGTGCATTGAAAAAG ATTTGCAACACACAGAAGGGCAGCTTCAAATGGAAGAATTTCCA cttCCTGATTTCCAAGCCACTTACTTGCGTTTCATCATCAAATCTGCCTTTGATCATTTTGTGTCAGTGTACAGGGTGATGGCAGAGGGCACACCAGAAAACACTTAA
- the DIO1 gene encoding type I iodothyronine deiodinase gives MFRVRVFLQKFLILLHVTTSTIIGKMLMILFPKAMKRYILKLGEKSRMNENQKFSYENWGPTFFSFKYLLFVLKVKWKRLEDEAYEGHPAPNTPVMTLNGEARYLSDFMQDNRPLILNFGSCTUPSFMLQFDEFNKLIKDFSPIADFLIIYIEEAHAVDGWAFKNNIVIKNHRSLEDRKIAAQLLQKKNPLCPVVLDTMENLSSSKYAAMPERLYLLQGGKVIYKGGAGPWNYHPQEIRAILEKMK, from the exons ATGTTCAGAGTCAGGGTTTTCCTACAAAAATTCCTGATTCTTCTTCATGTAACTACAAGCACCATCATTGGCAAAATGCTGATGATCCTGTTCCCTAAGGCCATGAAAAGATACATCCTAAAACTGGGCGAAAAGAGCAGAATGAATGAGAATCAAAAGTTTAGCTACGAAAACTGGGGTCCGACTTTTTTCAGCTTCAAGTATCTGCTCTTTGTGCTGAAGGTGAAGTGGAAGAGGCTGGAGGACGAAGCCTACGAAGGACATCCTGCTCCCAACACACCGGTGATGACTCTCAACGGAGAAGCTCGTTACCTCTCCGATTTCATGCAAG ataacCGACCCTTAATCCTGAATTTTGGAAGTTGCACCTGACCTTCATTTATGTTACAATTTGATGAGTTCAACAAGCTCATCAAAGATTTCAGCCCTATAGCAGATTTCCTTATCATCTACATCGAAGAAGCTCACGCAGTAG ATGGAtgggcttttaaaaacaatattgttattaaaaatcacagaagcCTCGAAGACCGAAAAATAGCAGCAcaacttcttcagaaaaaaaatcctttatgtCCAGTGGTTTTAGACACTATGGAAAACCTTAGCAGCTCAAAATATGCTGCAATGCCAGAACGACTGTATCTACTTCAAGGAGGGAAGGTCATCTATAAG GGAGGAGCGGGACCTTGGAATTACCACCCCCAGGAAATACGTGCCAtcctggaaaaaatgaaatag
- the YIPF1 gene encoding protein YIPF1 isoform X1, with product MAAADDLKFQEFDDAANLLAANPGATTISIDEPVQIPKNQRSRLQEPGREEDDELLGTDDSDKTELLAGQKKSAPFWTFDYYQTFFDVDTYQVLDRIKGSVFPVPGKNFVRLYIRSNPDLYGPFWICATLVFTIAVSGNLSNFFIHLGKPTYHYVPEFRKVSIAATTIYAYAWLVPLALWGFLMWRNSKVMNIVSYSFLEIVCVYGYSLFVYIPTAMLWIIPERVVRWVLMMFSLCLSGSVLVMTFWPAVRDDNRRIALATVGTIILLHALLSVGCLAYFFDAPEVDFPAPIIPAHNGTTVITKSVSKVTTPVSPSVQ from the exons ATGGCGGCTGCGGATGACCTCAAATTTCAAG AATTTGACGATGCAGCTAATTTGCTTGCAGCAAATCCTGGCGCTACCACAATAAGCATCGATGAGCCAGTTCAAATCCCGAAGAACCAGCGTAGCCGTCTGCAAGAGCCAGGGAGAGAAGAGGATGATGAGTTACTGGGGACCGATGACTCCGATAAAACAGAG CTGCTTGcaggacagaagaaaagtgcCCCTTTCTGGACATTTGACTACTACCAGACATTCTTTGATGTGGACACGTACCAG GTCCTGGACAGAATCAAAGGTTCAGTTTTCCCAGTACCAGGAAAGAACTTTGTGAGGCTGTATATCCGCAGCAATCCTGACCTTTACG gtcCCTTTTGGATATGTGCCACACTCGTCTTTACCATTGCAGTTAGTGGCAATCTCTCTAATTTCTTCATCCATCTGGGCAAACCAACATACCACTATGTGCCCGAGTTCAGGAAAG TATCCATAGCAGCAACAACGATTTATGCGTACGCTTGGCTCGTTCCCCTTGCTCTCTGGGGATTCCTGATGTGGAGGAACAGTAAAGTTATGAACATTGTGTCCTACTCGTTCTTGGAGATAGTGTGTGTATATGGCTACTCCCTCTTTGTCTACATCCCCACAGCG ATGTTATGGATCATTCCAGAAAGGGTGGTACGCTGGGTCCTGATGATGTTCTCCCTGTGCCTTTCGGGCTCTGTTTTGGTGATGACCTTTTGGCCCGCGGTCCGAGATGACAACCGGAGGATCGCGCTGGCAACCGTGGGGACCATCATTCTGCTCCATGCCCTGCTGTCTGTCGGCTGTTTG GCGTACTTTTTTGATGCCCCTGAAGTGGATTTTCCTGCACCTATTATCCCTGCTCACAATGGAACAACAGTAATAACAAAGTCAGTAAGTAAG GTTACAACGCCTGTTTCTCCATCTGTACAGTAA
- the YIPF1 gene encoding protein YIPF1 isoform X2, whose product MAAADDLKFQANPGATTISIDEPVQIPKNQRSRLQEPGREEDDELLGTDDSDKTELLAGQKKSAPFWTFDYYQTFFDVDTYQVLDRIKGSVFPVPGKNFVRLYIRSNPDLYGPFWICATLVFTIAVSGNLSNFFIHLGKPTYHYVPEFRKVSIAATTIYAYAWLVPLALWGFLMWRNSKVMNIVSYSFLEIVCVYGYSLFVYIPTAMLWIIPERVVRWVLMMFSLCLSGSVLVMTFWPAVRDDNRRIALATVGTIILLHALLSVGCLAYFFDAPEVDFPAPIIPAHNGTTVITKSVSKVTTPVSPSVQ is encoded by the exons ATGGCGGCTGCGGATGACCTCAAATTTCAAG CAAATCCTGGCGCTACCACAATAAGCATCGATGAGCCAGTTCAAATCCCGAAGAACCAGCGTAGCCGTCTGCAAGAGCCAGGGAGAGAAGAGGATGATGAGTTACTGGGGACCGATGACTCCGATAAAACAGAG CTGCTTGcaggacagaagaaaagtgcCCCTTTCTGGACATTTGACTACTACCAGACATTCTTTGATGTGGACACGTACCAG GTCCTGGACAGAATCAAAGGTTCAGTTTTCCCAGTACCAGGAAAGAACTTTGTGAGGCTGTATATCCGCAGCAATCCTGACCTTTACG gtcCCTTTTGGATATGTGCCACACTCGTCTTTACCATTGCAGTTAGTGGCAATCTCTCTAATTTCTTCATCCATCTGGGCAAACCAACATACCACTATGTGCCCGAGTTCAGGAAAG TATCCATAGCAGCAACAACGATTTATGCGTACGCTTGGCTCGTTCCCCTTGCTCTCTGGGGATTCCTGATGTGGAGGAACAGTAAAGTTATGAACATTGTGTCCTACTCGTTCTTGGAGATAGTGTGTGTATATGGCTACTCCCTCTTTGTCTACATCCCCACAGCG ATGTTATGGATCATTCCAGAAAGGGTGGTACGCTGGGTCCTGATGATGTTCTCCCTGTGCCTTTCGGGCTCTGTTTTGGTGATGACCTTTTGGCCCGCGGTCCGAGATGACAACCGGAGGATCGCGCTGGCAACCGTGGGGACCATCATTCTGCTCCATGCCCTGCTGTCTGTCGGCTGTTTG GCGTACTTTTTTGATGCCCCTGAAGTGGATTTTCCTGCACCTATTATCCCTGCTCACAATGGAACAACAGTAATAACAAAGTCAGTAAGTAAG GTTACAACGCCTGTTTCTCCATCTGTACAGTAA
- the NDC1 gene encoding nucleoporin NDC1 isoform X2, giving the protein MEAAGAAPQRVLLRQVLGWRVAAAVAWSVLLLPVCTAAFVVLSGLDPFHPLRWISIVPSIPCSRLALIGKIFHPQQVIHSVVHAVMGMLVAWCAAVMTKGKFQFLAVPCMPSESLDDAVPQMCLNEYHLFFLLCGAFMGYSYSLLYLINNMNYLPFPIIQQYKYLRFRRSLPLLVKHSCVESLYFVRNFCATYYFFGYIPKMWISTTMDLHPDSKLHPLDTLTGLLDLSLFYHAWLCGVFLLITWYIAWSLFRIYATETHHFPIQPTFAEETDQCLPKILNSNPPLIIKFLALQDLMLLSQYSPIRRQEVFSLSQPGGHPHNWTAISRECLSLLSDLTQRLMAQQEAAAANGRAKQPAGELKVAPQTPGGVVTEDVSFQSQRSNILPRASMSSLVKSSVMHLKASPGSDVGSPFSSPALNCKTGMLDVNSPWHGSVQSPHLRRGGPKLWTLGSELQMNGSHHESFPMLSAARTGSKVVQPSFVYTWLQNKQEQIKNFLSKRALIMYFFSKHPEASIQAIFSDAQMHIWALEGLSHLVAASFTEDHFGVVQTALPAILNTLLTLQEVVDRHFKLPHVSSKPPRISGSLVDTSYKTLRFALRASLKTALYRITTVFGEHLNAVQVSAEHKKRLQQFLEYKE; this is encoded by the exons atggaggcggcgggggcggccccgcAGCGGGTGCTGCTCCGCCAG gtgctgggctggagggTGGCGGCCGCCGTGGCCTGGtccgtgctgctgctgcccgtcTGCACCGCGGCCTTCGTCGTGCTGAGCGGCCTGGACCCCTTCCACCCGCTGCGCTGGATCTCCA TTGTGCCATCAATACCATGCTCTCGATTAGCACtgataggaaaaatatttcacccTCAGCAAGTTATCCATTCAGTTGTCCATGCTGTAATGGGAATGTTGGTTGCTTGGTGCGCTGCAGTTATGACAAAAGGGAAGTTCCAGTTTCTTGCTGTGCCCTGCATGCCTTCAGAAAG CCTAGATGATGCTGTTCCTCAGATGTGCCTAAATGAATATCACCTCTTTTTTCTACTCTGTGGAGCTTTCATGGGATACAGTTATAGTCTTTTGTATCTTATTAACAATATGAATTATTTGCCGTTTCCAATCATACAG caatACAAGTACTTGCGTTTCAGAAGATCTTTGCCTCTCCTGGTTAAACACAGTTGTGTAGAGTCACTGTATTTCGTTAGAAACTTCTGTGCCACATATTACTTTTTTG GTTATATCCCAAAGATGTGGATAAGCACCACGATGGATCTTCATCCAGACAG taaattgcatcctcttgacaccctgACTGGCTTATTGGATCTCTCCTTGTTTTACCATGCCTGGTTATGTGGTGTATTTCTTCTGATTACCTGGTACATTGCGTGGTCACTCTTCAGAATCTATGCTACAGAG ACACATCATTTTCCTATCCAGCCAACTTTTGCTGAGGAGACAGACCAGTGCCTGCCTAAAATTTTAAACAGCAACCCTCCCCTCATTATAAAG tttttaGCCTTACAAGACTTGATGTTACTTTCCCAGTATTCTCCTATTCGGCGACAGGAAGTCTTTAGTCTTAGTCAACCAG GTGGGCACCCGCACAACTGGACTGCGATATCAAGGGAGTGTTTGAGTCTTCTGAGCGATCTGACCCAGAGGCTGATGGCACAGcaggaagctgcagcagcaaatgGGAGAGCAAAGCAGCCAGCAGGAGAGCTGAAAGTAGCTCCACAGACTCCAG GAGGCGTTGTGACAGAAGATGTGTCTTTCCAGTCACAGAGGTCTAATATCCTTCCCAGAGCCTCCATGTCTTCACTGGTTAAATCATCTGTAATGCATTTAAAGGCATCGCCTGGATCTGATGTTGGTTCACCTTTCAGCTCACCTGCTTTAAATTGCAAGACGGGAATGTTGGATGTAAACTCTCCTTGGCATGGATCAGTCCAAAGTCCTCACCTCAGGAGAGGGGGACCGAAGCTGTGGACATTGGGTTCAG AGCTGCAAATGAATGGTTCCCACCATGAATCCTTCCCAATGCTCTCTGCTGCAAGAACTGGCAGTAAGGTGGTACAGCCAAGCTTTGTTTACACGTGGCTTCAGAACAAGCAAGAACAG ataAAAAACTTCTTGTCAAAACGAGCGCTGATAATGTATTTCTTCAGCAAG CACCCAGAAGCCTCCATCCAAGCTATCTTCTCTGATGCCCAAATGCACATCTGGGCTTTGGAAG gtctgTCACACTTGGTAGCAGCCTCCTTTACTGAAGACCACTTTGGAGTTGTCCAAACCGCCCTGCCAGCCATCCTCAATACTTTACTGACTCTTCAGGAG GTTGTAGACAGACATTTCAAACTGCCTCATGTTTCTAGCAAACCCCCCAGGATTTCGGGAAGTCTGGTGGACACATCCTACAAAACACTGCGA
- the NDC1 gene encoding nucleoporin NDC1 isoform X1 produces MEAAGAAPQRVLLRQVLGWRVAAAVAWSVLLLPVCTAAFVVLSGLDPFHPLRWISNSLNDLYTSYVIFCILLMSVVILVISVFNAEFYAVVPSIPCSRLALIGKIFHPQQVIHSVVHAVMGMLVAWCAAVMTKGKFQFLAVPCMPSESLDDAVPQMCLNEYHLFFLLCGAFMGYSYSLLYLINNMNYLPFPIIQQYKYLRFRRSLPLLVKHSCVESLYFVRNFCATYYFFGYIPKMWISTTMDLHPDSKLHPLDTLTGLLDLSLFYHAWLCGVFLLITWYIAWSLFRIYATETHHFPIQPTFAEETDQCLPKILNSNPPLIIKFLALQDLMLLSQYSPIRRQEVFSLSQPGGHPHNWTAISRECLSLLSDLTQRLMAQQEAAAANGRAKQPAGELKVAPQTPGGVVTEDVSFQSQRSNILPRASMSSLVKSSVMHLKASPGSDVGSPFSSPALNCKTGMLDVNSPWHGSVQSPHLRRGGPKLWTLGSELQMNGSHHESFPMLSAARTGSKVVQPSFVYTWLQNKQEQIKNFLSKRALIMYFFSKHPEASIQAIFSDAQMHIWALEGLSHLVAASFTEDHFGVVQTALPAILNTLLTLQEVVDRHFKLPHVSSKPPRISGSLVDTSYKTLRFALRASLKTALYRITTVFGEHLNAVQVSAEHKKRLQQFLEYKE; encoded by the exons atggaggcggcgggggcggccccgcAGCGGGTGCTGCTCCGCCAG gtgctgggctggagggTGGCGGCCGCCGTGGCCTGGtccgtgctgctgctgcccgtcTGCACCGCGGCCTTCGTCGTGCTGAGCGGCCTGGACCCCTTCCACCCGCTGCGCTGGATCTCCA attCTTTGAATGATTTATATACTTCCTATGTCATCTTTTGTATCCTCCTTATGTCTGTGGTGATACTAGTAATAAGCGTCTTCAACGCCGAATTTTATGCAG TTGTGCCATCAATACCATGCTCTCGATTAGCACtgataggaaaaatatttcacccTCAGCAAGTTATCCATTCAGTTGTCCATGCTGTAATGGGAATGTTGGTTGCTTGGTGCGCTGCAGTTATGACAAAAGGGAAGTTCCAGTTTCTTGCTGTGCCCTGCATGCCTTCAGAAAG CCTAGATGATGCTGTTCCTCAGATGTGCCTAAATGAATATCACCTCTTTTTTCTACTCTGTGGAGCTTTCATGGGATACAGTTATAGTCTTTTGTATCTTATTAACAATATGAATTATTTGCCGTTTCCAATCATACAG caatACAAGTACTTGCGTTTCAGAAGATCTTTGCCTCTCCTGGTTAAACACAGTTGTGTAGAGTCACTGTATTTCGTTAGAAACTTCTGTGCCACATATTACTTTTTTG GTTATATCCCAAAGATGTGGATAAGCACCACGATGGATCTTCATCCAGACAG taaattgcatcctcttgacaccctgACTGGCTTATTGGATCTCTCCTTGTTTTACCATGCCTGGTTATGTGGTGTATTTCTTCTGATTACCTGGTACATTGCGTGGTCACTCTTCAGAATCTATGCTACAGAG ACACATCATTTTCCTATCCAGCCAACTTTTGCTGAGGAGACAGACCAGTGCCTGCCTAAAATTTTAAACAGCAACCCTCCCCTCATTATAAAG tttttaGCCTTACAAGACTTGATGTTACTTTCCCAGTATTCTCCTATTCGGCGACAGGAAGTCTTTAGTCTTAGTCAACCAG GTGGGCACCCGCACAACTGGACTGCGATATCAAGGGAGTGTTTGAGTCTTCTGAGCGATCTGACCCAGAGGCTGATGGCACAGcaggaagctgcagcagcaaatgGGAGAGCAAAGCAGCCAGCAGGAGAGCTGAAAGTAGCTCCACAGACTCCAG GAGGCGTTGTGACAGAAGATGTGTCTTTCCAGTCACAGAGGTCTAATATCCTTCCCAGAGCCTCCATGTCTTCACTGGTTAAATCATCTGTAATGCATTTAAAGGCATCGCCTGGATCTGATGTTGGTTCACCTTTCAGCTCACCTGCTTTAAATTGCAAGACGGGAATGTTGGATGTAAACTCTCCTTGGCATGGATCAGTCCAAAGTCCTCACCTCAGGAGAGGGGGACCGAAGCTGTGGACATTGGGTTCAG AGCTGCAAATGAATGGTTCCCACCATGAATCCTTCCCAATGCTCTCTGCTGCAAGAACTGGCAGTAAGGTGGTACAGCCAAGCTTTGTTTACACGTGGCTTCAGAACAAGCAAGAACAG ataAAAAACTTCTTGTCAAAACGAGCGCTGATAATGTATTTCTTCAGCAAG CACCCAGAAGCCTCCATCCAAGCTATCTTCTCTGATGCCCAAATGCACATCTGGGCTTTGGAAG gtctgTCACACTTGGTAGCAGCCTCCTTTACTGAAGACCACTTTGGAGTTGTCCAAACCGCCCTGCCAGCCATCCTCAATACTTTACTGACTCTTCAGGAG GTTGTAGACAGACATTTCAAACTGCCTCATGTTTCTAGCAAACCCCCCAGGATTTCGGGAAGTCTGGTGGACACATCCTACAAAACACTGCGA
- the NDC1 gene encoding nucleoporin NDC1 isoform X3: MSVVILVISVFNAEFYAVVPSIPCSRLALIGKIFHPQQVIHSVVHAVMGMLVAWCAAVMTKGKFQFLAVPCMPSESLDDAVPQMCLNEYHLFFLLCGAFMGYSYSLLYLINNMNYLPFPIIQQYKYLRFRRSLPLLVKHSCVESLYFVRNFCATYYFFGYIPKMWISTTMDLHPDSKLHPLDTLTGLLDLSLFYHAWLCGVFLLITWYIAWSLFRIYATETHHFPIQPTFAEETDQCLPKILNSNPPLIIKFLALQDLMLLSQYSPIRRQEVFSLSQPGGHPHNWTAISRECLSLLSDLTQRLMAQQEAAAANGRAKQPAGELKVAPQTPGGVVTEDVSFQSQRSNILPRASMSSLVKSSVMHLKASPGSDVGSPFSSPALNCKTGMLDVNSPWHGSVQSPHLRRGGPKLWTLGSELQMNGSHHESFPMLSAARTGSKVVQPSFVYTWLQNKQEQIKNFLSKRALIMYFFSKHPEASIQAIFSDAQMHIWALEGLSHLVAASFTEDHFGVVQTALPAILNTLLTLQEVVDRHFKLPHVSSKPPRISGSLVDTSYKTLRFALRASLKTALYRITTVFGEHLNAVQVSAEHKKRLQQFLEYKE, translated from the exons ATGTCTGTGGTGATACTAGTAATAAGCGTCTTCAACGCCGAATTTTATGCAG TTGTGCCATCAATACCATGCTCTCGATTAGCACtgataggaaaaatatttcacccTCAGCAAGTTATCCATTCAGTTGTCCATGCTGTAATGGGAATGTTGGTTGCTTGGTGCGCTGCAGTTATGACAAAAGGGAAGTTCCAGTTTCTTGCTGTGCCCTGCATGCCTTCAGAAAG CCTAGATGATGCTGTTCCTCAGATGTGCCTAAATGAATATCACCTCTTTTTTCTACTCTGTGGAGCTTTCATGGGATACAGTTATAGTCTTTTGTATCTTATTAACAATATGAATTATTTGCCGTTTCCAATCATACAG caatACAAGTACTTGCGTTTCAGAAGATCTTTGCCTCTCCTGGTTAAACACAGTTGTGTAGAGTCACTGTATTTCGTTAGAAACTTCTGTGCCACATATTACTTTTTTG GTTATATCCCAAAGATGTGGATAAGCACCACGATGGATCTTCATCCAGACAG taaattgcatcctcttgacaccctgACTGGCTTATTGGATCTCTCCTTGTTTTACCATGCCTGGTTATGTGGTGTATTTCTTCTGATTACCTGGTACATTGCGTGGTCACTCTTCAGAATCTATGCTACAGAG ACACATCATTTTCCTATCCAGCCAACTTTTGCTGAGGAGACAGACCAGTGCCTGCCTAAAATTTTAAACAGCAACCCTCCCCTCATTATAAAG tttttaGCCTTACAAGACTTGATGTTACTTTCCCAGTATTCTCCTATTCGGCGACAGGAAGTCTTTAGTCTTAGTCAACCAG GTGGGCACCCGCACAACTGGACTGCGATATCAAGGGAGTGTTTGAGTCTTCTGAGCGATCTGACCCAGAGGCTGATGGCACAGcaggaagctgcagcagcaaatgGGAGAGCAAAGCAGCCAGCAGGAGAGCTGAAAGTAGCTCCACAGACTCCAG GAGGCGTTGTGACAGAAGATGTGTCTTTCCAGTCACAGAGGTCTAATATCCTTCCCAGAGCCTCCATGTCTTCACTGGTTAAATCATCTGTAATGCATTTAAAGGCATCGCCTGGATCTGATGTTGGTTCACCTTTCAGCTCACCTGCTTTAAATTGCAAGACGGGAATGTTGGATGTAAACTCTCCTTGGCATGGATCAGTCCAAAGTCCTCACCTCAGGAGAGGGGGACCGAAGCTGTGGACATTGGGTTCAG AGCTGCAAATGAATGGTTCCCACCATGAATCCTTCCCAATGCTCTCTGCTGCAAGAACTGGCAGTAAGGTGGTACAGCCAAGCTTTGTTTACACGTGGCTTCAGAACAAGCAAGAACAG ataAAAAACTTCTTGTCAAAACGAGCGCTGATAATGTATTTCTTCAGCAAG CACCCAGAAGCCTCCATCCAAGCTATCTTCTCTGATGCCCAAATGCACATCTGGGCTTTGGAAG gtctgTCACACTTGGTAGCAGCCTCCTTTACTGAAGACCACTTTGGAGTTGTCCAAACCGCCCTGCCAGCCATCCTCAATACTTTACTGACTCTTCAGGAG GTTGTAGACAGACATTTCAAACTGCCTCATGTTTCTAGCAAACCCCCCAGGATTTCGGGAAGTCTGGTGGACACATCCTACAAAACACTGCGA